The DNA segment TGAAAGAAATTATCGTGTTTGTCAGATTTGCAAAGTAAGACGGAGAAAAAAACGGCTGAACGAAAACGTTTTTTGAAAACGCTGCCTTAACGTTGAGAGATATATGATTGAATTTTAGAGAAAAGTTTACAATAATCTCCattatatagaataatttaGGTAAATCATTTTTCTACGTTTACGGGTCACGGTTACCTGAGCGAAGCCGGGGCAAGTCGAAgtagatatacatatatttaattcaggTCAATTTTGAACACTTATGAAAGTAGAAAAATTACTCAAATATAAGTCTAGCTTTGTACTCGATACAATAGCACTATATTGACTGGGGCATCACGATCAAATGAACCGTTGAATGGCCACTCAAAGCAGATCAATCCCCTTGATCTTCATCCCCCAATGCCGAAAACAAAAGTGAATACCGATTAACAAACCCCCTTTCAAACGATTAACTTAACCCTCTTTCAGGGTATAACGATACAttgaaacaaaagaaatactttaaataatgtagTAGCTAATAATTCCTTATATCATAtggttatataataaatgttgaaGTCGTAGTTTGTAGATGTTACTATACATTGctaaatcaaaaaaaaacccagtggcctcatatttctgtatgtgttctgtgatcatttattttttctaacgGGTAGGTAGTCAGCCTTCTGATCCTGACACACGAagtcgacttttttggtctaaggtataccggtttcctcacgatgtgtTCCTCATAGTGTTAAATGTTcatatagacagaaagtccatgaGGGCTTATTTCGAACCAGCCATTCTCAGGGTTAAGAGtcgaacgctgaagccacGTAATCAAAGAAGaaacaattgttattttttcatattagaATGCAATAACACAATGTGCAATTCGCCCGGTATCTCATTGCAGGGTTTGTTAGAAATTTCGTACGATTATGATTACTTTGCGAACACAAAATCTTATACAGTTAAGGAAATTTTGATAAGCTATAACACGCTAAAGTCAAAAACTTTGTTTCCCCTTTATCTTCGGAACCACGTTACTACTGTAGTAGTAGAGTAGTCTACGATATTGGTCAAAACGTTTGCGATaaggttatatttaaataggcCTCATTCTTTCTCTTCTGATGGTCCATGCGGATGGTAAACAGCCACGTTGGTAATCTTTTGCCTTCTTTTCATGgcctctgcgcattgtatggcCTACATTCGTTGTcggcatatagtagataagcGAGTGCGCTTATGCAGTTTATacattatcatttattcaattttgcggacaaatatatatattttcgaaATCATCGTTGATTATAATGGATAGATATAATGTCATGCATCATATCTTGCTATTATCATCACCAgtttatgatatataaattaaaataactaaatttgcAATGTCATAGTTTTAATGACAAAGTTTTACCAAAACTAATGTATGATTTATATACAAGACACCTCAGTACTTCCATCAAATGGACAGCATGCATACATTcagacaaaataatattaaccaTTGTTCAAATCAATaatcaaattacaaaaacgTACATGAccctaatataataattcattctaaaatattcttaatattattttcgaattCATTATTAGTAAAGTCCAATCGATCAGGCATAGGACTACTAAACAGCTATTTGTAGTATGTTAATTGCAGATGTTATGGAAAAAAGAGCAAGCCAAAGAATATGACTTGCGAAgtggtagtaaatataaatttataatttaacttcttttctgacgttcataagtgtacttttttacctatatgaataaagttattttgagttgagtttattaacaaaacacaTTATTCAGTCTAGTAGATATAAATTTCACGCGTAATTAGTCAATAGAAATAGGCTATGAATATCGTTATAAAACCTTAACAATTTAAGCATTGACTGTGGTTAAGAAATGTGTCGTTcttatactataataaaatatttttttctatgaaaatgataataaccgcgtttcaatttaatattgtccatattataataaaaatcattcatttcaGGGAATGGGAGAAACAGCAGAGGTTGCAGGCGATGGTTGGTCGTCTGCAAGAGATGGTGGAGCAGGAGACGCGCGCGCGGTCTGCCGCAGCAGCGGAACGGCTTGGCCTGCCTCCCAGCATACAGCTGCCGGACGGCGAGTACGGTCAGGACGCACACCTACAATTACGAGTCCCTTATCAGGTCCGTAAGTACATTTACTATTATTGTAGCTTGTATCgtcttagtatatatatatatatatataaaagtcgATTATATTTGCATGCAGTTTAAAAATTCtgcaaaaaatacataactcTTCCGCGACTATTGTTCCGATTGTTATATATAGCTATCTAAAGAATAATTATGGTTTGGCATAATATACAGTTTATGTACATTATGCCTATTATACAGTATGCATTATACAGTAATATACATGTTTTTGACAGAATATGGCGGAGAATTtagtgttataataaatattgaacttATTAACTACTATAAGGAAAGTGAATACAAAGCTGACCtttctttgtttaatttctCGCAAAACCTACTGAGATTTAAaagaaacattatatattttggtatCCGTTGTAGAAAGTCCCGACGATAACTATTCAGACATAGATATGATATCTTTTTCCTTTGATATTACGACGAAACAGTTTTTAACGATAAGCCTTGACAGACACCGATAATTGtccatttatttaactatggCTTGTGGTGTTCCAGCAAGCCGAGCTGACGAGAAGCAGCTTCCAGCCGCCGCCGAACAAGTGCGTGAGCGACGTACCCGAATGGGCGGTGGGCGCGGCGGAGCCGGTAGGCGGACGGCGCGGAGCGGGCAAGAAGGACGGGCTGCTGCAGAAAGCCACACGCTGGTGGGTGCGCATGGGTGCACGGCCGGCGTCGCTGCTGCCGTCGGCCGCTCCGCCACCGTGCGTGATGGTGCCGCGTCGTTCCGCGCCGTCACCGCCGCCCGACGCGTGACGTCGCCGCACCTGTGCACCTCTCTACCATATCACGCTTACATTCCATTATCGGGACGACCAGACTCGCCGGCGGGCGCTCGCGTCCCGGAGTATTATAGACttgctaatttatttatttggggGCGGCGCTGGGCCGGCCGACGGAGTCCCGCGGCGCCGACGGAGACGACGCCGGGAGAGCGACTAGTCTTCGTACTTTAATCGGTTAGACGTAGGAATGATTGTTTCTGTTGAAATTTTATGAAACGACGAGGTCTCACCGCCCGCCGTTCGTGTCGAAGGTGTGGGAGGTGTGGGTAACGTGAAGTGTGCGTCCGTGTTCCTCGCGCTGTCTTTGAGTTTTCTAAAAACTAAgactgaaatataataaaaatataacactttAAAATCTACATTAAATGATAATACTATGTTGTcttagataaaattaattcaaatagaaacaattaaaattatataatatttaatgaatctTTGAAATGTAACCTTTGATgatatagtatattttgaaGGTCAGTCAAATGTACGCTAATCGTCTTGCAATGTACAGTAACGCGTATAAGTAACCTATGTTTATTTCTCTCCAGCAGCTAAACTCTGATTAaacaacttttatatttatttgtaacgaTAAAggtgtataaaattataatgcatATCAGTACAGTAACGGCAAGGAATATTACTTTACAAAGCATAGTTgactattttattgtaaatattttgtcttattTAATACTAGAATAATGGTGACCGACGTCACAATGGCGGTCACTTCAATTGAGTGTTTGCTACATTCCATATTTATGTTCAATTGTTTCGCAACGTACTGTACTTGCTTCGTTCATCTGTCCGATGCTCACGTCTGCATGTCCCTTCGCCACTAATGTACTGACAATAATAACTGATAGTGAGTATTGTTATCAATGCAGATTGCATTAGACGACAATCAGTCATTGTTTAATGATGGTTGAATTAGTTATAAGAGCAATGTTTATATGCATGCATGTATTCGAAGGAAATAGCAGGAAATTTAACCTAGAGGTTAGTTCCTTATACATgcatgttaatataaatattgtaaagtatgtatgtatttatttgactGGTGTCCGCAGCGTCAAATTGCAATGCAATTTCATGAAGTGTTTTTCACCCCGCTTGCTGGTCCGAATGTTATGTAAGTTTATGGTGCTATGCTTTTTCACAGCAATAGTCAAATGTATTAATGTTAGGTACAttggaaaaattatttattgtttgtattcgTCAAACTGCAAACGAAAATAATCCATGATGCTCATGGATTcgtttgacaaaaaaataccTGAAACAAAATTACAGATACAAATGTTGCCAACTATGGGCAATATTGGCACCACACACAgactgaaatttatttattaaaaattagtttgttaaatttaaaaaagtcacATCAAGATATGTCaccgaaaaatataaatataacaaaattgtacATTGTATGCTGCGTGTGAGCAGTATCACATGTTGCCAGTTTATGGCCGCTCTGACactgtaaattttatagtgaCATATTTGCGAATGACTTTATGTATTTGGAACTTGTTTAGTGTGTGGTGGCTAGACTTAATTTTCACTAACTAGTTGGTTATTATGAGATACCTACTCTAACTTAAACTGTCAATTtagattgtttaattatatctacAAATTAATTGTGTTCCGTAatgtaagtttaataaaatgttttgggTCTTAAGAATTTgttcataatatatacataacatctcataggtagttgaCTGGTGATAAgtgcaataaattaatttttatggcCCAAATAAGtccaatttaattaaaatttatgttcatAGCTTATTGTAATTGGAAATTTATGAATCTTTGAGCGTGTCTTCGTAATTGTATGTACTGTGTAGATACCTATTTTCATAGTCATAATTTATAAGGCGTGGTAGAAAAAGCAATCCTTGTACAAATGCATagcatataaattaatataaaagttgtTTAAAATAGTTTGTCAGAATAGTTATTAATCTAGATAACGAACAATATTCCATttgtcatatataaataagtgaaGCAAaagcaaattattattaataaaaatgcattaaattaTGACCTACcagtaattaatatgaaattttattttaattaattcctaTGAAGGTGCTTTAAACAACTATACTTGACGTGAATAAACTTCCAACATAAAATTcaacaatatataacatagaATATATTACACTAGAGTTAGACATGCGAAATTGAAACCTGAGAACCTCTAACTGAAACTCACTGTTAACCCGTGGTTCGTAGATTTTACGgcttaaatatttgaaagacCCGAGGCGCAAATTGATGACGTCATtggaatttattgtatttattattggaATTAATACTCTTAAACTTTAACCCTGGACActtagtgtattttttataaatttcataactTAGTGCCCccctgtaatttaaaaattatataatcataattataatatcataatatctTAGCCGTAAATGTCAAATCATTTAACAAATTCGGATATAGTAAGTCCTATGAAATTGACGTtttttcgtactggccactgaTCTCAAATaactcctctttggttaggaatacCAGAGTATTTTCTTTCAGCTATTTACTCGTgcatttagtttatttttctttgcggaactctatttataaaatggaaaacatgaaatattacgttatttacgagtacgagttccaccGTGGCACCAGTGCTGCAGCAACGCCTCGAaggtataattataatatgtatggcGGCGGTGTCGCGTTCGCCATTCGGTGCCCACGTCCCAGCCACTTGAGTCTGTTGTGATTTATGAGATGGATGATGTTTGTTGTTATCCACATTTACTGATAGGCCATAGAAACTTATATGCGGTATTAAGTAGCGCGATGTTTCTGTAATTAAGGCGGTCCAAAATGTCATCTTTCTTATGTAAGGGTATGATTACTCCCGAGTTCTGGCATAGTCTCATCAATCCACCCTCTCTATAAGCGTGTGGAGGACACGAAAAAGGTATGGCCCCAACCTGTTATAAGATTTCTGATGGTATATATCATCGCATCCTTTGGTTCTTAAGACATTGTATAGCAAAAGAAGTTTCTTCAGCCGTTGGTAAGAATTCGTCATCTGTCCGATTAGTGTCAAGTGTCAATTCATCTTGGTCAGGTATAACGTTTGCATTGGTAGTAATAGTAGCAGCCCATCTTTTCAGTACCATCGATCATTTACAATTTCACCATCTCTGTTACGGCACGCAGTTGTCCTAGGTTTGAATTCTGTTCTCCGAAAGTTCACTTTATTGTAGAAAAGTCGGAGGGCCTTTACTTTGTGCAGACTTTCTATAATGCTTACTTCTCTCATTCATTTTCTCTCTGGCCTCTCTATAACGGGCTCTGTTGTTTCGAGAGTTCTTTGACGTTCAGACGCAGCTCTACACTCTGCGTTGAACCAATTCTTCCTTCATTCCGTCTTTCTCATATCAATATTTCAGAGGCTGCGGTTTGAATTGTTTCACTGCACTGTTGCCAGATTATTGTTGGGCAGTTATGTTGTATGTTGACTGCAGGAAGTAGGTCTTCCAGTTTGCTCGAATAGAGCTCTTTCAGCGCGTCATCTCTCAGTGCTTCCGTATTAAATTTGGGGTAGTAGTCCATATTTGCTGCTCTTCAAGTCTTAAAATTGGCGAGGTTGGAAATGTGGCACCCGTCACTGAAGTCCGTGCGAAGGAGTGCGAAGCGTATCAAGAGAAGGAAATGAAGACCCTTAACAACACAATAACCAACAATGGTCCTTACAGCAAGACTCGGCAACGAGTCATAAAGCTTGGTCTACGCAGTCTTGGTTGGAAGCGAATGTTTCGGATTTcatcagagctgaagactCACCGTAGTTTAGACCCGATCTTAATCCGCtagattatgatttatggtcagtttaAGAGTATAGCTTGCTTGAGTATCTAAAAGCCATGGTAATTTGGAGTCCCTAATACAATCCATACgcagtgaagaattttcccatggaaagagtgcgtgcttctattgatatctGGTCTCAACGTTTAAACGACTATATTGTAGCCAATGGATACCACttcgaataagctttttatatttttaattatttatttaaaaaaatatgaattcacctaatatactgtaaaaataataaatgttatttacaatagaaaaatattttttttctttgtttcagtatttatggcaaGACTAGGTACATATAATATGTAGATGTACTAATAGATAATGTCATGTTATTTCTATGGCAATTTTAGCTGTTAATATTGAGAGTCAGtaccattaataaaatactctgACGAGAACTAACTGACGctaaacaaatttgtattaaaattacattagcGCATGCTTTATCATGtgaccattttcatacaaatttcttTGGGGTTAGTGGGGTTCGACTGTCGAAATATTACGTTGTCCCATGTTCTAGTACTATCCATAgagtacatttttatatattgaaagtAGTATATTCTATACTTATTACATACCAGTTGCCACTTGATCTGTGCTCATTCATCACTGCTCAGTACTCAGTGAAGAGGTGTTGTTGATGTATATtcatcataatttatattttataaacaaaaatataagagaaataaaaaggaattaaaaaataatgcaaatttatatagattggtaagaataactttaaaaatataaatataagaagaTATAATACAAAGGAACATATTTCACTAAtcctaattttatatatacctaaaagtggctaaatatgtattatttctaCTACAAACATTCTTAATACATGTTACCATTTGTTCCGACCGAACAAGGTAATTCTTCAATATTTCTACTGTTATTTACATGACTtgcaaaaatttaaacttagtCTGATTGgatccaaaatatattttttttgagaatTTTGAGAAATTCACggtaatttttcattaagttGTTGTGTATTATGATATGGTATAAACTTATCAATTTGTGCTTgcataacatttattgtttattacaatTGCAATCTTAATTTGGCGTAAAAtcggttttaataatatacaaacttCATTAATGGTGATCATGCCTATAGCCCTGTTGGGGTTTGGGCGGTAAGTAGTTccatgattttaatttatattaaaaatactagttTCATtggatataagaaaaaaatatctttggcATCGTGATTTTACTTAGAAGCAGAatgaattaacaaaaatgattATGCAGCTCGAATAGTTATCTTAAGATAACTATTGCAATTTATTGCAAAATACTGCTTTTTATCTCTCATATTCAGTTCACATAACTTGTTGCAGAAGTTTGTTAAGAACCTTCTGAAttttaaaggatttttaacaAGAATATAGAAATGTAAGTAAACATTACAAAGTATCAAGGTAAGGACATTGCTCTATTTACTATAAAGTGTGGTTCTGttaatgatttgtttttaGATTCAAACATGGGTCCAccaaagaaaatgaaaaagtatGATTCTAAGCCTTCAGGAGAGAGATCaggtgaataatattttacaattaattaaggTTTAACTTCCAGGGCCATAGTGTCAGTTTGTTTACTGAtctatgttattaatatgacCATACTTATCAATAATGTTGACTTGTTTAACTAACCACTTTTTAGTTTCCATTAAAACTTGCACTGCTGCAACTAAGCTATTTAAGTTTAGCACTATGTGTAATGGATTAATTACAAATGTTCAAGAAAAACTGCatacatagaataaaaaagaGGAAATAGCACCTAAATGTCTGCTCAGATTCCAAAGAAAATTTCAGCCTTGCTACGAAGTCCACGTGGACTACCAGACTTCACATTTTTAAGAACATTATTGGCAAATTTTAaggtaaaaagaaaaaaattgaagagGAGAtaacaatagatttagttGATGATGATATCACTGAAAATACTGGTGTACCTGTGGCTGCTACGCAGGATGCTGAGAAGAATGACCAAGTACCAGAAGATGAGTTTGGAGCCAAAGACTACAGGTAACACTGATAAAATTACTATAGATTGTGAGaagtgttggccaagtggcctcagcgtgcgactctcatccctatggttgtaggtttgatccccaaCTTCTCAAATTTAACGTACGCTCAAACGGTGAGGTAAACGGCTTTCCCAAAATGTTGACGGTAAGTGTTAGGCATAGGaagctgattacctacttgcctattacattgatcatgaaacacatacataaatctgaggcccagacctataaaggttgtactatttattactattattgatgttgcaaatttagtttttctaaTTTCTACCATTTTAGGAGTCAAATGGAATTGAAGTCGGATAATGCAAGTCGTCCCCTTTGGGTAGCACCAAATGGCCACATATTTTTAGAAGCATTTTCGCCTGTCTACAAGCATGCCCATGACTTTTTAATTGCAATAGCTGAACCTGTATGCAGGtaagttttgatttaaaaaaagcactgctttccatttaaaaaagtatatggcattgatattttgatataaaataagatttcGGGACATTAGTATCCCTCAGTCTTTATTGCTACCTTTTAAAActatgctatatatattagagTGGAGTAGGTGGTTATATGCTACTATATTAGAGTGGAGAATGTTTGTTATaactgtaattatatattaattatgttgaaTAGATTATATGTACTAGATTTAGAGTTGCCGCTTTGACTAccactatttattttacaaatctgtttttaataacacaataCCCCACTTAATACTTAATCCACAGTTGCAGTAGAGCTACTGCAACTGTTGCCTTAccgatattaaaaaagtaacaaaGTCTGTGTTTTCATATTAACCGAAATTGTTTTCAGTatttattactactactaaCCATTCaagcaatacaaaaaaaactaattggaaaaacttttatacattttaagacCTTTCAACTTATTACAGACCCCAACTGATTCATGAATACAAGCTGACTGCATACAGTTTATATGCAGCTGTATCGGTGGGTTTGCAGACCAATGACATCATAGAATACCTACAGCGGCTCAGCAAATGTGCAGTGCCTGCTGGAATCATGGAATTTATCAAACTATGCACATTATCCTATGGCAAAGTCAAACTTGTTCTTAAACAAAACAGGTAAGATATTCTAATTACCTCGTAAAGTACTTAAGACTATAAGTGGTAAATCAAAATCGACTCAACATTTATTAGACTTATACTAGAGAAggtaacaaatattatacaacaTACAGTTTTCTAACTCGTTAACGCGTACATAGTGACAAATGATTTATGTCTGTAATTCAATAATGTgtacattataataactaatcTTTTTCATTTAGGATCCATTTGACATTTACAGATATCTTGTTAgttgcattttatatacagtgtaaacacGATGTAACGTCCGTAGATTAACGACGTCCccccttttttaaatttaaaacgtcTAAATCAATTGCCTTTGGTTGGTTAAGCTTTTCTTCCGTACAATGATACGCTATACATAAcattacacccactctcaataacaataacaattgagtaataaattactttttatgttgctaaaattattagctgtgtacgttcttttgtcgctttattatcctagcccgcaataaactcgactatcggcatcatgcatacaagctttctaagaaattctttcttttgtttacaaattgggattgcttcacgtgtagactgttgttgaccatgacaaataagtaggagtcatggattatttatacgtttttctttTGTCCATTTAACGACACCTTCTATAACGTCATAAAACGCACAGTCCCTTCAGagtcgttatatagagtttacaatgtatatattatattatatatttatataatgcagGTATTTAGTCGAAAGCAAGCACGTAGAGGTACTCCAGAAGTTGTTAAAGGATCCTGTGGTGCAACAATGCCGGCTACGCAGAGATGGTGATGATGAGCTCATGTCGTCTGTGCTACCGAACAAACCGACCACGGCTACTGAAAAACCTGGTAAAACCCTattcgtttatattaaaactttgtaaGCCTGACAATGATATATTGCCGTCGCTTACGTAATGATTGGATGACCCCTAGGTACccaatgaataattaatataatatatataataaaattataattataggaTATATTGACTAATTACGTAACATATTTGAAAAGTGAGTAAtaacgtatttaatattatttaatgcgTTTAAATCAGCTTAGGGTCTTAAAGATCATACTGGTAATTATCCCAGTTACGGGACACATTCTTTATTCTGTTGATTTATTGTCCAAGTTAATGTTAAAGGTATCTACCACGAAATAATGTTTACCTGCTATCAAACCCAAGCCCTGGGTGTAACAATATGGatgtataatattgtcttAGATTtatcaattcttgaaaggccggcaacgcacttacgagccttctggcaatgaaagtttccatgggcggcggtatcacttaacatcaggtgagcctcctgcccgtttgcctattGTAATACATAAAAGAAAAGATTCAAACGGTATGTAATAAAACTCTTTACAATTTCGAATTTTATATccgaatttaatatttgtccCTAGTGTGCGGTATGgattgttgattttttttcataaatttattatattgttatagatGAGAAGCCAGCAGCAGCAAACGGCAGTGTACCTGAAGACATCAGCCAGTTCTATCAACAGTTAGATAAGGATGATGACGACGAAGAAGCTACGGACATAACGGCAAACGCGGCGGTCGCCTTTGAAGTCGATCCCGATAAAATTGAGGTAAATtcctttaaacattaaaaaaaatgataacatAAATGATGAAACCGTTAAATCACGACCCCAACAACCAGCTAGTAGAACAAGGTTATGTGTAAAGATATTCAGggaatttttcatataaaacttatCTCTCCCGACGCCAAGTGAGTTCCAGAAGTTACCAAAATTTACCAACAAACACTTTTTCGTACAATTATCCTTATTAGACTGATACGGGCTCTAGTTATCACCATCTTCTTGTACGGAGCAGAAAGGTGGATGATCTTGGCTTGAGAAACGCAAAGGATCGATGCCTTTGTGATGTGGTGCTGGCGGCGAATGCTCAGAATACCGTGGACTGCAAAGCGTACCAATACATGACCCAACTCCGCATACGGACTCGCCTATCTACCGAATGCCTACAGCGAATCGTATCTTATTTCGgccatacaatgcgcagaAAAGATGAGAagttggagaaactgatcgtggttggtagcacagaaggcaaaagatcacgtggccgttcaccaaccagatggactgatcaagtgaaagactcacCGTCCTCAGaactgtacactgtcataagagaggcgctagacagaaaccggtggaaaaAGATAGTCCGCTCTATATGCTTCGTTGCTGACCATGACGCACAGACATGAGCCgccgattaaagagagagATGCTTGATGATTTTGTCATCAGTACGTGTTAACACGtattaaaaatcattcaatTCATCACCGTGAATTTAGACAAATTGATAACCTTCTATCAAAAAGTCGTCCatcttaaaaattaacaacctttttttatttccgaAAAATGAATGTGTTCCGTGTTATACTCAATAGACCGTATATTCTCTCAAGTTCCTAATCGCTATTACCAGGattgaacatatttaaaaccaCTTTACAGGTGATACAAAAACGATGTATCGAACTGGAGTATCCCCTGTTAGCTGAATACGATTTCCGAAACGATGCAGTCAATCCCGACATCAATATTGACCTTAAACCCACAGCTGTTCTGAGGCCAtatcaagaaaagagcttgAGAAAAATGTTCGGAAATGGACGTGCGAGGTACGCCattaaattaactatatatagtgaatgagcagtgttggcctaatggcttcagcgtgcgactctcatccctgaggtcgtaggttagatccccggctgtgcaacaatggatttcctttctatgtgcgcatttaacattcgctcgaacggtaaag comes from the Pieris brassicae chromosome 4, ilPieBrab1.1, whole genome shotgun sequence genome and includes:
- the LOC123708629 gene encoding uncharacterized protein LOC123708629 isoform X3 codes for the protein MVKQHASSQNFGWWWAGACIGGAVLLCAAGALAHPLLRRRLAGNTYTTANPMLSVQVPGCAGMERLGAPGGTRLRHELRHHHSSLEWEKQQRLQAMVGRLQEMVEQETRARSAAAAERLGLPPSIQLPDGEYGQDAHLQLRVPYQQAELTRSSFQPPPNKCVSDVPEWAVGAAEPVGGRRGAGKKDGLLQKATRWWVRMGARPASLLPSAAPPPCVMVPRRSAPSPPPDA
- the LOC123708629 gene encoding uncharacterized protein LOC123708629 isoform X1, which codes for MVKQHASSQNFGWWWAGACIGGAVLLCAAGALAHPLLRRRLAGNTYTTANPMLSVQVPGCAGMERLGAPGGTRLRHELRHHHSSLEWEKQQRLQAMVGRLQEMVEQETRARSAAAAERLGLPPSIQLPDGEYGQDAHLQLRVPYQVPSRADEKQLPAAAEQVRERRTRMGGGRGGAGRRTARSGQEGRAAAESHTLVGAHGCTAGVAAAVGRSATVRDGAASFRAVTAARRVTSPHLCTSLPYHAYIPLSGRPDSPAGARVPEYYRLANLFIWGRRWAGRRSPAAPTETTPGERLVFVL
- the LOC123708629 gene encoding uncharacterized protein LOC123708629 isoform X2, giving the protein MCCDLQMLSVQVPGCAGMERLGAPGGTRLRHELRHHHSSLEWEKQQRLQAMVGRLQEMVEQETRARSAAAAERLGLPPSIQLPDGEYGQDAHLQLRVPYQVPSRADEKQLPAAAEQVRERRTRMGGGRGGAGRRTARSGQEGRAAAESHTLVGAHGCTAGVAAAVGRSATVRDGAASFRAVTAARRVTSPHLCTSLPYHAYIPLSGRPDSPAGARVPEYYRLANLFIWGRRWAGRRSPAAPTETTPGERLVFVL
- the LOC123708629 gene encoding uncharacterized protein LOC123708629 isoform X4, whose product is MLSVQVPGCAGMERLGAPGGTRLRHELRHHHSSLEWEKQQRLQAMVGRLQEMVEQETRARSAAAAERLGLPPSIQLPDGEYGQDAHLQLRVPYQVPSRADEKQLPAAAEQVRERRTRMGGGRGGAGRRTARSGQEGRAAAESHTLVGAHGCTAGVAAAVGRSATVRDGAASFRAVTAARRVTSPHLCTSLPYHAYIPLSGRPDSPAGARVPEYYRLANLFIWGRRWAGRRSPAAPTETTPGERLVFVL